The genome window gtctacatatacaagtgtatcattgtttttcacaatttaattagtgttttgagatttgagatttggaaaagtttagaaatctcatagaaacgaaattttgagatttcggtatcgattcggagtcggaattgagtgaaactggtatgcttggattcgtaattgaataggttgtcagatttcataacttttgccggattccgagatgtgggccatgcgggcgaatttttaattaattccggaattttattaaaaatgtagtatttccttatagaatttatttcctataatttttagtgattgtatcgaattattttggctagattcgagcaagacaaagttggataatcgtagAAAAGGAAAAAttatggattaaattggagcaagacgaggtaagtctcttgtctaatcttgtgagggggaaattacctcataggtgattaaaattaaataattgttgctaattgtggggggctacgtacgcaagtggtgacgagaatccgtgcgtagctactattaatgctaaagtccgggtagtttaggactcaaagcatgccttacttatgtaaattgtattctttgatttatttatattaattgatatctatatgaatatattgtgaattgttagataaagatattaaaggatggaaagctcataggcttgattgtctgtttaaatcaattaattgttaaaagaaattgttctcctcccaaattcatcttataataaatatactctccttccggaggcacataagaaaatgtcctcctttcttgtggagcgggtcgaacgcctcggcaggatagatgcatctatggattgcgccACACGTCcttcgacagtgtacacgacattctggatcgggctgtacgtcctcggcaaaaatcgtgcttaataataataataattacacgctactttaataatttatttcagcttgtgaagctaattaataaattaaaaaattcttgaaatttaatgaattattattcttgcttgtttaggaattaattgttactcctgtaaatgagatataattgataaattagaatttatttgaattgaaggaatttaattaatatattgagaattgttacatttgaaggaatttgattatttccgctgattaaataaattatttgtaaattctgtaaatcatgctgatttgaatattcTAAttctatttcaattattattgacccatagtgagtgtcaaagttggccatctcgtctctaccatttcgagattaggcttgatacttaccgggtacacgttgtttacgtactcatactacacttgctgcactttttgtgcaggatctgagacaggtactagtggaggacctatcatcacatacccacgtcatcccgaggcatagtggtgagctacctttctgcgccgttctgcagctaccagtatctcttctgatatttatattctgtctatttcatttcagacagtatttggagttttgtataatctactagatgctcatgcacttgtgacaccgggtcttggcacacacattggtagaaattgatattttattatcttcttggaataaaagtttaaccaatgtatgtttgacttattagttggcttgcctagctgtagtgttgggcgccatcacgacctataggtgagattgggtcgtgacatttaatgTATAGTAATTGCTTGAACGAGGACTTTTAAGAATGCAAAGTAAAATAAGGTGATTCCATAACtgtacaaataattaatttagatgcataaagataaaagaaaaatgagTTTTCATATGATTCCATTTCATCTCAATACAAGGGACCATCTAAAATTAGGAGGACTGTATTAATTATGGGCAGTTTCTGTGCAGAAGAATTTAAGAAGGCTAACATGCCTTTAAATAGTAAATACTAAATACTAAACAAAAAACCCACTCTATCTTAACTTTATTTTGCTTCTTGTAATAATTACTCGTATATACAAAAGTATAGTCCAACACAACACGTTGCTTATATAGACATGCTTTTAAGTTTACAACGGCATAGCCGATGGTTTTCTTTTTTGCAGTACTAATATTATAACTTATTATAAATAATGTATCTAACTTTATATAAAAGTATATAATAATGTATAagagatatttatatatatgtttatatagtatataaaattATACATGATTTTACTATATTATACCGAAGCTGAGTTTTATTTTATACGAATTTCAATTCATGAAAAACAACACAAAATAGATCAAATCTTCACTAAATAGCTTCTAATTTTTACCACAATTCAAAAATGATACACCCAAAATAAAAGGTatcccggtgcactaagcttccgCTATGTGCGGACGGAGAAAGCCCGGATCACAagagtctattgtacgcagcctcaCCATGTATTTATGTAAGAGGTTGTTTACCCGTGATCTCCTGGTCACATGATAACAACTTACTAGTTACGCTAAAACAACGAATTTAATTCACCCAATAAATAATTCAATCTATGATGATAAACATAAATATTACTCTCAAATCCGTTTTTTAACACAAATCTTCTTAAATACCATGTTAATAGGTGAAAAAAAGTTTCAAATTATACACAAAATAGGTTAAATTAGGTAAGAAAAAAGAATGTAGACTAAAAAAGGAAAGTACAGGTCAACCTTCCCCCGTAATTGTttctattttatttgattttcacCGGATTAAGTAAAAGCATTATTATTAACAAAAATATAAACTATTTAATTTTCTATAATGATTTAACTTATTTCTTCTTTAAGATCCAATTCATTTGAGAATTTATTGTTTTTTAATAATGTCTTAAATGACTAAATTTGAATCTTAATGATTAATTATCTTTTGGATAGGATACTTCCCGTAGTCTTCTATCAATACAAATTGATAATTTTATATTAGTTGACGTTAAAGATATCGTAGAAATTACGATCACTTGTCATGGAAAAACTAATAAAAATCAACAGGGCAAGAAACGATAGCATGAATGTGAAATTACGAATATTTAATATATTGGCTCACCTCTCATGTTCACATCCTATTATGGCACCAAATCTGTACCTATTTCAAGTAAAATATGGCTATACTGTTGGCTTTTCAAACTTGAAATTCGACAAGTTTGAAAGCGAACTTTTTGTTTGCAATTGCATCTACTTGCAATTATAGCCTTAATTGTCTGGTTGGCTGATCTTCTTAGGAGAGGGGTAAGATTTTCGTACACACTATTTTTTCTAAACTTCATTTGTGGGAATATCTGGGTTGTCGTCGTTGTTGTTGGCCAATGTtctaaaatcagtttattttaaaaagtacttttctcaaaagtatttttaaacAAGTATCTtgggtgagaagcagtttgtttaactaattaatttaaaaatcacTTTTGACCAATAATTAGTGTTTTgtcaaatttttaaaaagtatttctaagtgtattttttttatcaaaaatatttttggggaaAAACTACTTTTTTTGATTTTCAACAATGCTTTGCTTCAACTCaatataactttattttttttaaagtttgaccaaATATCTTAACTTTAGGAAAAAAACACTTTTGAccctccaaaaaaaaaaactaggcCAAATAGACTATTAGATGTTTCTCAaataaaattctagtttttcaaTTATTCctagaaaatatatgtatattcCTTCTGAATGGGTTGAGATTTATATTAGCAAAACGATATACCATACAAGTTGCAAATGCTAGATTATTAGTACCTTCATAAAATTAAAGCAAACAGGAAAAATGTGACGTTATCCATTATTTCAGTATCTTTCAATCctgataaaaaataatttttgcctTTCTAATATTCCATGAATAATTAAAAGCAAAAGTTGGAATTCAATTATTCAACTTTCCCTTTGCTTTaatcttcttttccttttagAGAGAGCTCAATTTCTGTGGGCTCTTCGACATTTACAAACAGTTTCACAAGTCTTGAAAATTACACACTTAAGAAATCGATATAAGGAATGTACAATTATCGTTGCACCTGGTACAATATAAGGAATTTAAAGATTAGTACTCAATTAGTATTTCTTTTTACTCATTCAAATCTTGATGTTTGAGCTGGCATTGACCGTTAAAACTTAAAAGACTTTTTGCTGCGCCTGCGAGTACTAAAACTAGacttatattcaaaatattttaagAAACACAATTATATACCCCACGCGCAGTGCCACGCGCCACTTTCCATTTCTGGGCATTCCTTTTCCAGCTTCTTCCCCAAAACCCCCCTCTTCTCATACCCCAAAATTGAGATTTTTCTTAGATCTCTGCGAATGCGACAATGAGCCACCGGCAGCGTTCACCGCCGCCGGCGAGACAAGTCCCTATAGACGAAGAACCTTACAACATCATCCCAATCCATAACCTCTTAGCTGACCATCCTTCTCTCCGTTTCCCCGAGGTACGCGCCGCCGCTGCCGCTCTACGTTCCGTCGGCGACCTGCGTAGACCTGCATTCAGGCCTTGGAAACCTCACTATGACCTCCTTGACTGGCTCGCCCTTTTCTTCGGCTTTCAGGAATCTAACGTTCGTAACCAGCGGGAACACATTGTGCTTCACCTCGCTAATGCTCAGATGCGTCTCTCTCCGCCGCCGGACAACATTGACTCACTTGACCCCGCCGTCCTCCGTCGATTTCGCCGTCAACTCCTCAAAAACTACTCCTCCTGGTGCTCTTTCCTCGGTCTCAAATCCAACGTTTGGCTTTCCGACCGCCATAATTCCTCCGACCACCGCCGTGAGTTGCTTTATGTCTCGCTTTACCTTCTTATCTGGGGTGAGTCTGCAAATCTGCGTTTTGTTCCTGAATGTTTgagttatatttttcataacatgGCGATGGAACTGAATAAGATATTGGAGGATTATATCGATGAGATGACTGGTAGGCCGTTTTTGCCTTCAATTTCTGGTGAGAATGCTTTTCTGGATCGGATTGTTAAGCCAATTTACGATACGATTAAAGCTGAGGCTGAGAATAGTCGGAATGGTACTGCCCCACACTCTGCGTGGCGGAACTATGATGATATTAATGAGTATTTCTGGAGTAAGAGGTGTTTTGACAAGTTGAAGTGGCCTATTGATACTGGGAGTACATTCTTTGTGACTACTAACAAGGGAAAGAAGGTGGGAAAGACGGGGTTTGTGGAGCAGAGAtcatttttgaatttgtataGGAGCTTTGATAAATTATGGATCATGCTAGCATTGTTCTTGCAGGCTGCAATCATTGTAGCTTGGGAGCAGAGGGGGTATCCGTGGCAGGCGCTGGAGAGGAGGGAGGTTCAGGTGAGGGTGTTAACAGTCTTCTTCACGTGGAGTGGGATGAGGCTTTTGCAGTCACTGCTTGATGCAGGAATGCAATATAGTATCGTTTCGAGGGAGACCCCATGGCATGGGGTGAGAATGGTGTTGAAGATCGTGGTTGCAGCAGGGTGGATTTTGATTTTCGGGGTATTCTATGGGAGGATTTGGACACAGAGGAATAATGATGGGAATTGGACCAGCGCAGCTAACAAGAGAGTGGTGAATTTTCTTGAGGTTGCTTTTGTTTTTGTTGCTCCAGAACTGTTAGCTTTGGCACTCTTTATTCTGCCATGGGTCAGGAATTTTCTTGAGAACACAAACTGGAGGATATTTTACCTGTTATCATGGTGGTTCCAGAGTCGGACATTTGTGGGTCGTGGGCTTAGGGAAGGCCTTGTCGACAACATAAAGTATTCCCTCTTTTGGGTGGTAGTGCTTGCGACCAAGTTTTCCTTCAGTTACTTCCTACAGATCAAACCTATGATTGTTCCAACAAAAGCACTGTTGCGCCTCAGGGATGTGAAGTACGAATGGCATGAGTTTTTTAACAACAGCAACAGGTTCTCAGTAGGATTGCTTTGGCTTCCCGTTGTCCTGATTTATCTTATGGATATTCAGATATGGTACTCAATCTACTCTTCATTTGTTGGGGCAGCTGTTGGATTGTTTGATCACTTGGGCGAGATTCGGAACATGCCACAGTTAAGGTTGAGATTCCAATTTTTTGCAAGTGCAATTCAGTTTAATCTGATGCCAGAGGAGCAGTTGCTGAATGCCCAAGGGACTCTAAAGAGCAAGATCAAGGACGCCATCCTCCGTTTGAAACTCAGATATGGTTTTGGTCGACCATTCAAGAAGCTTGAATCAAACCAGGTAGAGGCTAACAAATTTGCCTTGATTTGGAATGAGATAATTGCAACTTTCAGAGAAGAAGATATTCTGAATGACCGTGAGGTTGAGTTGTTGGAGCTTCCACAGAACACGTGGAATGTTAGAGTGGTTCGTTGGCCATGTTTGCTTCTCTGCAATGAGGTGCTGCTTGCTCTCAGCCAGGCAAAGGAGCTGGTGGATGCTCCTGATAGGTGGCTCTGGCATAAGATCAGCAAGTATGAGTACAGGCGGTGTGCTGTTATTGAGGCTTATGACTGTACAAGGCATTTGCTGCTGGAAATTGTCAAATTGAACAGCGAGGAGCATTCTATCATAACAACCTTCTTTCAGCAGATTGATCAGTGGATTCAGCTGGAAAAGTTCACAAAATACTATAATCTGACTGCTCTGCCCCAGATCCGCGGAAAGTTGATTGCTCTTCTAGATCTCATACTCAAGCCAAAAAAGGATGTTGACAAGATTGTGAATGTTCTACAGGCCTTATATGAGGTTGCCACTCGGGATTTTCTGAAAGAGAAGATGACTGGAGATCAGCTGAGAGAGGAAGGTCTGGCTCTTCAGGCCTCTGCGACTAGATTGCTTTTTGAGAATATAGTTTCATTGCCAGATCCAGAAAATGAGACTTTTTATCGGCAGGCTCGCCGCTTGAACACTATTCTTACATCCCGGGACTCTATGAGTAATATCCCGAGAAATCTTGAGGCGAGACGTCGACTTGCCTTCTTTAGCAATTCTCTATTTATGAACATGCCACATGCTCCCCAAGTTGAGAAGATGATGGCTTTCAGTGTTTTGACGCCTTACTACAATGAAGAAGTACTGTACAATAAGGAACTACTTAGAACTGAGAATGAAGATGGGATTTCTACATTATATTACTTGCAGACTATTTATGCCGATGAGTGGGAAAATTTCTTGCAGCGAATGCGTAGAGAAGGAATGGTTGATGAGAAGAAAGAGTTATGGACAACGAAGCTGAGAGACCTTCGTCTTTGGGCATCGTACAGAGGGCAGACTCTTTCTCGCACAGTTAGGGGGATGATGTACTACTATCGAGCCCTCAAAATGCTGGCCTTTCTGGATTCTGCATCTGAGATGGATATCAGAGAAGGATCAGTGGAGCTTGGTTCTATGAGGCATGATGGTGGCATTGATGGTTTAAGCTCTGAAAGGTCTTCGTCTTCAAGGAGGTTGAGCAGAGCTGACAGTTCAGTGAGTATGTTGTTTAAAGGCCACGAGTATGGGACTGCTTTGATGAAATTCACATACGTTGTTGCTTGCCAGATATATGGTACTCAGAAGGCCAAAAAGGATCCGCATGCGGAGGAAATTTTGTATCTGATGAAAAATAATGAAGCCCTTCGTGTAGCATATGTTGATGAGGTTCCCACAGGAAGGGATGAGAAGGATTATTATTCTGTGCTTGTGAAGTATGATCAAAAGCTTGAAAGGGAAGTTGAGATCTATCGAGTTAAATTGCCTGGCCCCTTGAAGCTTGGAGAGGGAAAACCAGAAAATCAGAATCATGCCTTTATCTTTACCCGTGGTGATGCAGTTCAGACTATTGACATGAACCAAGATAACTACTTCGAGGAGGCACTGAAAATGAGGAACTTGTTGGAAGAATTCAAACGCTACTACGGTATTCGCAAGCCTTCAATTCTTGGAGTTCGGGAACATATATTTACTGGTTCTGTGTCATCCCTTGCTTGGTTCATGTCAGCTCAGGAAATGAGTTTTGTAACCCTGGGACAGCGTGTATTGGCCAACCCCCTGAAAATCCGAATGCATTATGGACATCCAGATGTCTTTGACAGGTTTTGGTTTCTAACAAGGGGAGGAATAAGCAAGGCATCCAGAGTGATCAACATCAGCGAGGACATTTTTGCTGGCTTCAACTGCACACTGCGAGGTGGCAATATCACCCACCACGAGTACATTCAAGTTGGCAAAGGAAGAGATGTTGGGTTGAACCAAATATCTATGTTTGAAGCCAAGGTTGCCAGTGGCAATGGTGAACAAGTTCTTAGCAGGGATGTCTATAGGTTGGGTCATAGGCTGGATTTCTTCAGAATGCTCTCTTTCTTTTATACAACTGTAGGATTTTTCTTCAATACAATGATGATTGTCCTCACTGTATATGCATTCTTATGGGGACGACTTTACCTTGCACTTAGTGGGGTTGAGGATTCTGTTGCTGCAGATACCACCGACAACAACAAAGCACTTGGTGCCATACTGAACCAGCAATTCATCATCCAGTTGGGTCTTTTCACTGCGTTACCAATGATAGTGGAGAATTCTCTTGAGCACGGTTTTCTTACATCTATTTGGGAGTTTCTAACAATGATGCTTCAACTTTCATCTGTATTTTACACATTCTCGATGGGAACTCGTGCTCATTACTTTGGTCGTACTATTCTTCATGGCGGTGCAAAGTACCGGGCCACTGGGCGTGGTTTTGTGGTGCAGCACAAGAGTTTTGCTGAGAATTATCGTTTATATGCTCGTAGCCATTTTGTCAAGGCAATTGAACTTGGTCTGATACTTACAGTGTATGCTTCATACAGCCCTGTTGCTAAAGGAACTTTTACATATATAGCACTGACCATCTCGAGTTGGTTCCTGGTGCTGTCATGGATTGTGGGGCCCTTTGTGTTTAATCCTTCTGGGTTTGATTGGTTAAAGACAGTGTATGATTTTGATGATTTCATGAATTGGGTATGGTACCGTGGTAGTGTTTTTGCAAAGGCAGAACAGAGCTGGGAAAAATGGTGGGACGAAGAACAGGATCATTTAAGAACAACAGGTTTGTGGGGAAAGATACTGGAAATTATCCTAGACCTTCGCTTCTTCTTTTTCCAGTATGGCATTGTATATCAGCTAGGCATTGCTGCTGGAAACAAAAGCATTGCTGTTTACTTGCTTTCATGGATTTATGTGGTGGTGGCTCTTGGCTTTTTTAACATTACAGCTTATGCTCGGGATAAATATGCTGCAAGGGAGCACATATACTTTCGACTTGTGCAGCTCCTTGTTGTAGTCTTTTTCATAGTCATAATTGTTGCTCTACTGCAGTTCACGGCTTTTAGATTTAGTGATCTCTTCATCAGCCTGTTGGCTTTCATTCCTACTGGTTGGGGTTTCATTTCAGTTGCCCAAGTGTTACGTCCCTTTTTGCAAAACACTATGATATGGGGAACTATTGTGTCTATGGCGCGGCTATATGAGATAATGTTCGGGATTATTGTCATGGTACCCGTGGCAGTACTTTCTTGGTTGCCTGGTTTCCAGCCAATGCAGACAAGGATCCTATTCAATGACGCATTTAGTAGAGGTCTGCGGATATTCCAGATTGTGACTGGAAAAAAGCCTAAGAGTGACTTGTGATTTGAGGTAAACTTTCTAACCTTTAGGCGTGCAGAAAAACGTTTTAAGTTTTACATCCTGCTGCAATCAATGTGTTTTCTGTATTTAGCATATACATGTTTTGGTGTGCAACACCACTTTTTGTTCATCATTCGTAGAGTGCCTCTCACAGTTGCTACTAAAAAGAGATTGTTTCTACTGCCATTAACAATTTTCTGATTAATGATTCTATCACGTGTACTTTCTCTTTGTTTATCCGACTTCCTATTTTTTATGCATACAGCTTGCTTGCCCAGTTGTGTGGCATGTAATTAGTCATTGAATTCTttcattttattttcctttttgccTTTCTTTTGTTGGGGGTGCGGGGAGAGGGGGGGGGGTCAACAATAATATTCGTGGATTCATATTGAACCTGCAACTGGTTATACTTATGTACGAGGGACTTAAGTATTTTACCCAGCTCCATCCGTCTGTCTTGTTTTGATTTTATCTCGTTTTGAGCCAATTGTGGATGAAAAGCTTCAAAACTCTAAGAGTCCTGGTTAACTTGGTTCTGCTAGGAGCTGTATTCTTCTTTCATAAAACTATGGGTGCACCACTGAAAAGGCAaggaaaaagaaagtactatatGGGAACCGATCCATGTTCCTTTGGATAAATAACTCAATATTCAACCAGGTGCACAACCAGGTGCACCATTCAACTTTTTTGGAGTATGGGGGCCAACAGATAATATTAGATCAATTTTACGAAATATACACATAAAATACCTAATTTGGCGGAAAAACCATGGGTTCACGTGCACCGTAAAAACGGCCTAAATCCGCCAGAGTCTACGCATGGCAATCTTCTTAAGTTGGCCAACATACCATTGTTTCTGACCACTACTCAATTATTCCCCTTAAACAGAAACTCTTTTGTCTGTGTAGATCAACTCTTGACTAGCGTCAGAACCCTATATATGAAAATATACACCTTATTTCTCACTTTTCATAGCAAGAATATTGACATGACTCTGAATGCTATCATGTTTTAGAAGGATGCTCAACATAACTCTTGTGGGCATTGA of Nicotiana tomentosiformis chromosome 7, ASM39032v3, whole genome shotgun sequence contains these proteins:
- the LOC104115458 gene encoding callose synthase 12, producing the protein MSHRQRSPPPARQVPIDEEPYNIIPIHNLLADHPSLRFPEVRAAAAALRSVGDLRRPAFRPWKPHYDLLDWLALFFGFQESNVRNQREHIVLHLANAQMRLSPPPDNIDSLDPAVLRRFRRQLLKNYSSWCSFLGLKSNVWLSDRHNSSDHRRELLYVSLYLLIWGESANLRFVPECLSYIFHNMAMELNKILEDYIDEMTGRPFLPSISGENAFLDRIVKPIYDTIKAEAENSRNGTAPHSAWRNYDDINEYFWSKRCFDKLKWPIDTGSTFFVTTNKGKKVGKTGFVEQRSFLNLYRSFDKLWIMLALFLQAAIIVAWEQRGYPWQALERREVQVRVLTVFFTWSGMRLLQSLLDAGMQYSIVSRETPWHGVRMVLKIVVAAGWILIFGVFYGRIWTQRNNDGNWTSAANKRVVNFLEVAFVFVAPELLALALFILPWVRNFLENTNWRIFYLLSWWFQSRTFVGRGLREGLVDNIKYSLFWVVVLATKFSFSYFLQIKPMIVPTKALLRLRDVKYEWHEFFNNSNRFSVGLLWLPVVLIYLMDIQIWYSIYSSFVGAAVGLFDHLGEIRNMPQLRLRFQFFASAIQFNLMPEEQLLNAQGTLKSKIKDAILRLKLRYGFGRPFKKLESNQVEANKFALIWNEIIATFREEDILNDREVELLELPQNTWNVRVVRWPCLLLCNEVLLALSQAKELVDAPDRWLWHKISKYEYRRCAVIEAYDCTRHLLLEIVKLNSEEHSIITTFFQQIDQWIQLEKFTKYYNLTALPQIRGKLIALLDLILKPKKDVDKIVNVLQALYEVATRDFLKEKMTGDQLREEGLALQASATRLLFENIVSLPDPENETFYRQARRLNTILTSRDSMSNIPRNLEARRRLAFFSNSLFMNMPHAPQVEKMMAFSVLTPYYNEEVLYNKELLRTENEDGISTLYYLQTIYADEWENFLQRMRREGMVDEKKELWTTKLRDLRLWASYRGQTLSRTVRGMMYYYRALKMLAFLDSASEMDIREGSVELGSMRHDGGIDGLSSERSSSSRRLSRADSSVSMLFKGHEYGTALMKFTYVVACQIYGTQKAKKDPHAEEILYLMKNNEALRVAYVDEVPTGRDEKDYYSVLVKYDQKLEREVEIYRVKLPGPLKLGEGKPENQNHAFIFTRGDAVQTIDMNQDNYFEEALKMRNLLEEFKRYYGIRKPSILGVREHIFTGSVSSLAWFMSAQEMSFVTLGQRVLANPLKIRMHYGHPDVFDRFWFLTRGGISKASRVINISEDIFAGFNCTLRGGNITHHEYIQVGKGRDVGLNQISMFEAKVASGNGEQVLSRDVYRLGHRLDFFRMLSFFYTTVGFFFNTMMIVLTVYAFLWGRLYLALSGVEDSVAADTTDNNKALGAILNQQFIIQLGLFTALPMIVENSLEHGFLTSIWEFLTMMLQLSSVFYTFSMGTRAHYFGRTILHGGAKYRATGRGFVVQHKSFAENYRLYARSHFVKAIELGLILTVYASYSPVAKGTFTYIALTISSWFLVLSWIVGPFVFNPSGFDWLKTVYDFDDFMNWVWYRGSVFAKAEQSWEKWWDEEQDHLRTTGLWGKILEIILDLRFFFFQYGIVYQLGIAAGNKSIAVYLLSWIYVVVALGFFNITAYARDKYAAREHIYFRLVQLLVVVFFIVIIVALLQFTAFRFSDLFISLLAFIPTGWGFISVAQVLRPFLQNTMIWGTIVSMARLYEIMFGIIVMVPVAVLSWLPGFQPMQTRILFNDAFSRGLRIFQIVTGKKPKSDL